One Cicer arietinum cultivar CDC Frontier isolate Library 1 chromosome 8, Cicar.CDCFrontier_v2.0, whole genome shotgun sequence DNA segment encodes these proteins:
- the LOC101497612 gene encoding uncharacterized protein, which produces MESFFYTLHVSHVHDSILAMYQHIPYLSNNFYIDFDYTNTIIEPNARNTVSLSTITMKNIFVVPREILCNCMERDHIVALYRIFSSVPTYLIDSILPKVEQCARQVVANNDALKMNLSLRVTTKQRAEQIEDLLEILEIDHPSYHSTEKCSICLEEYCNSLKLEIVSTKCSHFFHKNCIVPWIKRCTDSSSSYTCPLCRR; this is translated from the coding sequence ATGGAGTCCTTTTTCTACACTCTTCATGTAAGTCATGTCCATGATTCAATTCTTGCCATGTATCAACATATTCCTTATTTGAGTAATAATTTCTACATTGATTTTGATTACACCAACACAATTATAGAACCTAATGCTAGAAACACCGTATCTCTATCTACAATTACAATGAAAAACATATTTGTTGTTCCTCGTGAAATCTTATGTAATTGTATGGAGAGGGATCATATCGTTGCTTTATACCGTATCTTTTCTTCCGTGCCTACTTACTTAATAGATTCAATTCTACCCAAAGTGGAACAATGTGCTAGACAAGTTGTTGCAAACAACGATGCATTAAAGATGAATTTGTCGCTTCGCGTTACCACAAAACAAAGGGCAGagcaaattgaagacttgttggaaaTATTAGAAATTGATCATCCTTCTTATCACTCTACAGAAAAATGTTCAATTTGTTTGGAGGAATATTGTAATAgtttaaaattagaaattgtTTCCACAAAATGCTcacatttttttcataaaaattgtaTTGTGCCATGGATTAAAAGGTGCACTGATAGTTCATCTTCTTATACTTGTCCGTTGTGTCGACGTTAA